A genomic window from Thermoanaerobaculia bacterium includes:
- a CDS encoding prephenate dehydrogenase/arogenate dehydrogenase family protein, with product MSEERLDRLRRRIRNLDAAMLGLMAERMELAREVGQEKRGAGIPLRDFEVEKRVLARAAASAEALGLAPELARGVMRQLVEEACRVQEIDHFSTYSGESESILVVGGAGKMGQWLVRFFETQGHRVLIHDPALAALATSEASEAAGGETVAALADGLAAASMVFVAVPLDRVAGVVAEIAGLGYRGVLCDVASVKEHLRPALDAARDRGVAVTSIHPMFGAGARTLSDKVICLCDCGVPAATERVAGLFRETAVTLVPLSLERHDEIASYVLGLSHFLNLLFARVLATSGLSFAELTAVGSTTFHSQFATTESVVRENPLLYYEIQKSNRFSERVYREIERASADWIGWVERSEPGSFAEAMTGLSAWLGGADRSG from the coding sequence ATGAGTGAGGAGCGGCTGGACCGGTTGCGGCGGCGGATTCGGAACCTCGATGCTGCGATGCTGGGGCTGATGGCGGAGCGGATGGAGTTGGCGCGCGAGGTGGGGCAGGAGAAGCGCGGTGCCGGCATTCCTTTGCGCGATTTCGAGGTCGAGAAGCGGGTGCTGGCGCGGGCTGCCGCGAGCGCCGAGGCGCTGGGGCTCGCGCCGGAGCTGGCGCGCGGCGTCATGCGGCAGCTCGTCGAAGAGGCCTGCCGGGTGCAGGAGATCGATCACTTCTCGACCTACTCCGGCGAGTCCGAGTCGATCCTCGTGGTCGGCGGCGCCGGCAAGATGGGGCAGTGGCTGGTGCGCTTCTTCGAGACCCAGGGGCATCGCGTATTGATCCACGACCCGGCGTTGGCGGCACTGGCGACATCGGAGGCAAGTGAGGCGGCAGGCGGCGAAACGGTAGCGGCGCTCGCCGATGGTCTCGCGGCCGCCTCGATGGTTTTTGTCGCGGTGCCGCTCGACCGGGTCGCCGGGGTGGTCGCGGAGATCGCCGGGCTCGGCTACAGGGGTGTTCTCTGCGACGTGGCGAGCGTCAAGGAGCACTTGCGGCCGGCGCTGGACGCGGCGCGTGACCGTGGCGTCGCGGTGACCAGCATCCATCCGATGTTCGGGGCCGGCGCCCGGACGCTCTCGGACAAGGTCATCTGCCTGTGCGACTGTGGCGTGCCGGCGGCGACAGAGCGTGTCGCCGGCCTCTTTCGCGAGACCGCGGTGACTCTCGTGCCGCTGTCGCTCGAGCGCCACGACGAGATCGCCTCTTACGTCCTCGGGCTGTCGCACTTCCTGAACCTTCTCTTTGCGCGGGTGCTCGCGACGAGCGGGCTCTCCTTCGCGGAGCTCACTGCCGTCGGGTCGACGACCTTCCATTCCCAGTTCGCCACCACCGAGAGCGTCGTGCGCGAGAACCCGTTGCTCTACTACGAGATCCAGAAGTCGAATCGCTTCTCGGAGCGGGTCTACCGCGAGATCGAGCGCGCTTCCGCCGACTGGATCGGCTGGGTCGAGCGGAGCGAGCCGGGCTCCTTCGCCGAGGCGATGACGGGGCTCTCGGCCTGGCTCGGCGGCGCGGACCGGAGCGGCTGA